A single genomic interval of Coccidioides posadasii str. Silveira chromosome 1, complete sequence harbors:
- a CDS encoding uncharacterized protein (EggNog:ENOG410PHX7~COG:T~BUSCO:6011at33183), with protein sequence MWKASERLMDTISHYASFPATGVSLRQMVQFGHRPSTGTLFRASQFLSEELPIRLAHRVKELGDLPDGLNDMPSIRKVQDWYAQSFEEIISLPRPTLSQEVRARLLRPSRQHGREPKLLDEATQNPSVKNGQYRSSTTSILQQTKDLCINGNGGNGGVNGTTKHRVSGNRRYFVAADDGGDWPPELRDYNNRFASTLHHIKRRHDSVVTTVAQGILEWKRKRQRLQIDSNIQSFLDRFYMSRIGIRMLIGQHIALTQQTHEYHPNYVGIICTKTNVRELAQEAIENARFVCEDHYGLFDAPKVRLVCKDDLNFMYVPGHLSHMLFETLKNSLRAVVETHGPENDSFPEIKVIVAEGREDITIKISDEGGGIPRSSIPLVWTYMYTTVDQTPNLDPDFNKSDFKAPMAGFGYGLPISRLYARYFGGDLKLISMEGYGTDVYLHLNRLSSSSEPLQ encoded by the exons ATGTGGAAGGCATCAGAACGGCTGATGGACACCATCAGCCACTATGCCTCGTTTCCAGCGACAGGAGTTTCCCTAAGGCAGATGGTTCAGTTTGGACATAGACCATCAACAG GAACTCTCTTTCGCGCATCCCAATTCCTGTCGGAAGAACTCCCAATCCGCCTAGCACACAGAGTCAAGGAGCTGGGCGACCTGCCGGATGGATTAAACGACATGCCTTCGATAAGAAAGGTGCAGGATTGGTATGCACAGTCATTCGAG GAAATTATAAGTTTGCCACGGCCAACCCTTTCGCAGGAAGTCAGAGCTCGCCTTCTACGGCCGAGTCGCCAGCATGGCCGCGAGCCGAAACTCCTCGATGAGGCAACACAAAATCCGAGTGTGAAAAACGGCCAATACCGCTCCTCCACGACATCCATCCTCCAGCAGACAAAAGACCTGTGCATTAACGGCAACGGCGGCAATGGAGGTGTAAATGGGACTACAAAGCACAGAGTCAGCGGGAACCGAAGGTACTTTGTTGCCGCAGACGACGGAGGCGACTGGCCACCCGAACTCAGGGATTATAACAACCGGTTCGCTTCGACGCTACATCACATCAAAAGGCGGCATGATAGCGTGGTCACGACAGTTGCGCAAGGAATTCTGGAATGGAAACGGAAAAGGCAGCGGCTGCAGATTGACTCTAATATACAATCGTTCCTTGATCGTTTTTACATGTCTCGTATCGGTATACGAATGCTGATAGGGCAACATATTGCCCTTACACAGCAGACGCATGAATACCACCCGAACTATGTCGGAATCATCTGTACCAAGACGAATGTCCGTGAACTTGCGCAGGAAGCGATTGAGAACGCGCGGTTCGTCTGTGAAGATCATTATGGATTATTTGACGCACCCAAGGTTCGCCTCGTCTGCAAAGATGATTTGAATTTTATGTACGTCCCGGGGCATCTGTCGCACATGCTTTTCGAAACTCTGAAGAATTCGTTGCGTGCTGTTGTAGAAACACATGGCCCGGAGAATGATTCGTTCCCTGAGATCAAGGTTATTGTCGCGGAAGGCCGCGAGGATATAACAATTAAAATTTCCGACGAAGGAGGGGGTATCCCAAGATCGTCAATTCCCCTAGTTTGGACGTATATGTACACCACAGTGGATCAGACTCCAAATTTGGACCCGGATTTTAATAAGAGCGATTTTAAGGCTCCAATGGCTGGTTTTGGCTATGGGCTTCCGATCAGTCGGCTCTATGCACGGTATTTCGGCGGTGACTTAAAGTTGATTAGCATGGAGGG ATATGGCACAGATGTCTACCTTCACCTTAACCGCCTTTCTTCGAGCTCAGAGCCCCTTCAATGA
- a CDS encoding uncharacterized protein (EggNog:ENOG410PZK4) yields MDMNNDNDIIMTGGREVEAEPMEMDDSSFAPGRSRRRHGHMPPNNLPIYGHPEDIRESSETRERRHAAISILNDPELLMFHALSSNESIPQTRRRFLHHLIGITPPTTRPFAIRDLSRYRSEDSHHVYVRRQPQSSSHDHHGSGSNRSGYTAYEQAPTMIDIIEINGGWETDAEGEGAANKSRNGSSTCGSARSGGGASPGPSGRVKGKGRG; encoded by the exons ATGGATATGAACAATGATAATGACATTATCATGACTGGTGGACGTGAGGTTGAAGCGGAGCCGATGGAGATGGACGACAGCAGTTTTGCTC CTGGCCGTTCACGCAGACGGCACGGACATATGCCGCCTAACAACTTGCCCATCTACGGTCACCCCGAAGACATACGCGAGTCCTCAGAGACACGCGAGCGGAGACATGCAGCGATAAGCATTCTAAATGACCCAGAGCTCTTGATGTTTCATGCTCTTTCTAGCAATGAA TCTATCCCCCAAACCCGCCGCCGCTTCCTCCACCACCTAATCGGCATCACACCGCCAACTACTCGCCCTTTCGCGATCCGCGACCTGTCGCGATACCGTTCGGAAGACTCGCACCATGTATATGTCCGCCGGCAACCGCAATCAAGCAGCCACGATCATCACGGTTCCGGCAGCAACAGATCTGGCTATACAGCCTATGAACAGGCACCCACGATGATCGATATTATTGAAATCAACGGCGGCTGGGAAACGGATGCTGAAGGCGAGGGAGCCGCGAATAAGTCGAGGAATGGTTCGTCGACGTGTGGAAGTGCTAGAAGCGGAGGGGGGGCTAGCCCGGGGCCTTCTGGTAGAGTGAAAGGGAAGGGAAGAGGCTAA
- a CDS encoding uncharacterized protein (EggNog:ENOG410PUBJ~COG:T~TransMembrane:1 (o120-139i)): MPLGTDMETVDDNGYSVQTVIGLLGAVIYEIVTGERCQFDLFKDLPLEACRATWPPRTSLPSTQNIWPGAIIEKCWTKGAFQNADRLSDALDSINLDDQSTPGNGRYDCCEPGKNVSRQYITKLAVAFGAITILATWVWRWSSVIRSRAEGYRRG, translated from the coding sequence ATGCCTCTGGGTACCGACATGGAGACAGTTGACGACAATGGATACTCAGTTCAAACGGTTATTGGTCTGTTAGGGGCTGTAATCTATGAGATTGTGACGGGAGAGCGTTGTCAATTTGACCTCTTCAAGGATCTGCCACTGGAAGCTTGCCGAGCTACTTGGCCCCCGCGGACATCTCTACCTAGCACACAAAACATTTGGCCTGGAGCGATCATTGAGAAATGTTGGACCAAAGGTGCATTTCAGAATGCGGATCGCTTGTCAGATGCATTGGATTCCATCAACCTGGACGATCAGTCTACTCCGGGAAATGGGAGATACGATTGTTGCGAGCCTGGAAAGAATGTATCAAGGCAATATATCACCAAGCTCGCGGTCGCATTTGGTGCTATTACAATTCTCGCCACCTGGGTTTGGAGATGGTCTTCAGTTATCCGGAGTCGAGCTGAGGGGTATCGGCGAGGATAA
- a CDS encoding uncharacterized protein (EggNog:ENOG410PW5C~COG:S): MDSITQHRVTQEAENFIASIDPSAVCDLASSFHPAKKQCRIFGDVKKGGFNVCFPVQFTGDAADDSTPERWMIRIPILPRLAFPKEKLRGEIATMKFIAEKTTIPIPRLHGYSINSKNQLGLPFMLLEFIEGKPLFTVEVRKLPRPQKRELFAKLGDIYIQLFQHKFDRIGALILDAKDENWVFDHNRPLSVLMNDQTLAGIKPHFIGPNQTFQSTIDYVYAIHQALLDDFYQGKDSIINEEDARSYLYSLHRSRQFLMEWVKPEHNHGHSY, encoded by the exons ATGGATTCAATCACGCAGCACAGAGTTACCCAGgaagcagaaaacttcaTTGCCTCCATTGACCCATCTGCTGTTTGTGACCTGGCATCCTCCTTTCACCCGGCGAAGAAGCAGTGTCGCATATTCGGTGATGTGAAGAAAGGTGGCTTTAATGTCTGCTTCCCTGTTCAATTTACGGGGGATGCGGCTGACGACAGCACCCCTGAGCGATGGATGATACGCATTCCGATCCTACCACGCTTAGCTTTTCCCAAGGAAAAGCTTCGAGGCGAAATCGCGACAATGAA GTTCATTGCGGAGAAGACAACAATACCTATTCCACGCCTACATGGATATTCAATAAATTCAAAAAATCAGCTTGGTCTCCCATTTATGCTGCTTGAGTTTATTGAGGGCAAGCCCTTGTTTACCGTGGAAGTCCGCAAGCTTCCGCGACCACAGAAGCGTGAGCTTTTTGCGAAACTGGGTGACATTTACATCCAGCTGTTCCAGCATAAGTTTGACCGAATCGGTGCTCTTATTTTGGATGCAAAGGACGAAAATTGGGTTTTCGATCATAATCGACCACTTTCAGTATTGATGAATGATCAGACCCTTGCGGGAATTAAGCCTCACTTCATAGGGCCTAACCAGACATTTCAGTCAACCATAGACTATGTTTATGCAATTCACCAGGCCTTACTCGATGACTTCTACCAAGGAAAGGACAGCATTATCAATGAAGAAGATGCCCGCTCCTATCTCTACAGCTTGCACAGATCCCGCCAATTTCTGATGGAGTGGGTGAAGCCTGAGCATAATCATGGCCATTCATATTGA
- a CDS encoding uncharacterized protein (EggNog:ENOG410PW5C~COG:S~TransMembrane:1 (o193-211i)), with translation MFVPPSWLDGLELVGTAKMPGRLLYESLLFTLRMETRRRERKYHPECLSLDDLPLAKIWRETLESPAVFIALGLLQPLYFGNIYWSVLEYDYYGNERIHYRKRMEDFYSLEIHKAELEAVQRKLQELELFEQECDKLGIQREQQNIEQTNGPSKEALKSPNVNSHARASLSCLRTSLKSLALQISLQGQTTSHTRWALIGSTLIAACYLFMTRKRK, from the coding sequence ATGTTTGTTCCTCCATCCTGGCTTGATGGACTTGAACTGGTTGGAACTGCGAAGATGCCAGGTCGACTACTCTACGAAAGCTTGCTCTTCACCTTACGCATGGAGACACGACGGCGGGAAAGAAAATATCATCCTGAGTGCTTATCCCTTGATGACCTGCCACTTGCAAAGATTTGGAGAGAAACACTTGAATCTCCTGCCGTTTTCATTGCACTTGGATTGTTGCAGCCACTTTATTTTGGCAATATATACTGGTCGGTGCTGGAATATGACTATTATGGGAATGAAAGGATACATTACAGGAAGAGGATGGAAGACTTCTACAGCCTGGAGATACATAAAGCAGAACTAGAAGCCGTGCAGCGGAAACTTCAAGAACTTGAGCTATTCGAACAGGAATGTGATAAGCTCGGAATCCAAAGAGAACAACAGAACATCGAACAAACAAACGGTCCTTCAAAAGAAGCTCTCAAGTCTCCCAACGTCAATTCTCACGCTCGCGCATCATTGTCCTGTTTGAGAACTAGCCTCAAAAGCCTTGCTCTGCAAATATCGCTCCAGGGGCAAACCACGAGCCATACACGCTGGGCATTAATCGGGAGCACACTTATTGCAGCTTGCTATCTCTTCATGACACGGAAGAGAAAGTGA
- a CDS encoding uncharacterized protein (EggNog:ENOG410PZHW), translating to MTVLDRAISIRRDHGTQVTSHLPRDAKSKAADDRHSHFIEILEHVRDVLHSQMGSDQVKGPLSKPVGEEPPIILKNVTNKFDHLEVQEPSEGIHHAPNLTPTSSTKAKQEVTFEAEHLQDFEEAYLGFNLLLHDYHNLRTVILRTWEGYQSGVVDLVCASLMTNAAIDIARRMQGDVEQLYDKYGGSGEMLGASYAATLANFFSTQDQPTT from the coding sequence ATGACAGTCCTAGACCGGGCTATTTCCATTCGACGTGATCATGGGACACAAGTCACTTCTCATCTTCCCAGGGACGCCAAATCCAAAGCAGCCGATGACCGACACAGTCATTTCATTGAGATACTGGAACATGTCCGGGATGTCCTGCATTCTCAAATGGGGAGTGACCAAGTGAAGGGTCCTTTAAGTAAACCAGTTGGGGAAGAGCCACCCATAATCTTGAAGAATGTGACAAACAAGTTTGACCACCTTGAGGTTCAGGAGCCATCTGAAGGGATTCACCATGCTCCAAATCTTACTCCTACATCCAGCACCAAAGCGAAGCAGGAGGTTACCTTTGAAGCAGAACATCTCCAGGATTTTGAAGAGGCTTACCTTGGCTTTAATCTCCTACTTCATGACTACCACAATCTCCGAACAGTCATTCTGCGTACATGGGAAGGATATCAATCTGGAGTAGTCGACCTGGTGTGCGCTTCTCTCATGACCAACGCAGCAATTGACATTGCCAGGCGAATGCAAGGAGATGTCGAGCAGCTCTATGACAAATACGGCGGATCCGGGGAGATGTTAGGCGCCTCCTACGCAGCCACTTTAGCAAACTTCTTTTCCACCCAGGATCAGCCTACCACGTGA
- a CDS encoding uncharacterized protein (EggNog:ENOG410Q59R): MLQKMVFPELNREPMIDSIIMRCWYGTVAELAADTEKLYGMSSEASRGKIEGVKCSAPISADDFTSRRKLCEDLARCGISKALSLRNPRQLGLPIKRRHVCWELLQE, translated from the coding sequence ATGCTACAAAAGATGGTATTTCCAGAGTTGAACCGGGAGCCAATGATCGACTCCATAATCATGAGGTGCTGGTACGGGACAGTGGCAGAATTGGCGGCAGATACAGAAAAGCTATACGGCATGAGCAGTGAGGCTTCCAGAGGCAAGATTGAAGGAGTTAAGTGTTCGGCACCCATATCTGCGGACGACTTCACATCGCGGAGGAAATTGTGTGAAGATTTAGCCAGATGCGGAATCTCTAAGGCTCTCTCTTTGCGGAACCCCCGACAACTTGGGCTTCCAATAAAACGCAGACATGTTTGTTGGGAGCTACTACAGGAGTAA
- the EXO70 gene encoding exocyst complex component exo70 (BUSCO:61857at4751~EggNog:ENOG410PIGT~COG:U~BUSCO:3577at33183), which translates to MVAPRNAVHAEESAEVEVLYADLDKLNGLTKRIQGSLLRLEASGNVVKDAIGPIYNNTQSLQVTSTNIDKINEAIERLRRPLDVKGREESIIRAGPEDAGLTQYLGALNRINIALTDLHATKLRSNQKAISDFTALLSTGSQQIQSLYRSILQENVGTLEPLHYLTKQLAFPSIPSDKAEDLAPLCTAISNASKNVNPGSQNENPAITIYAETRGPYLTSSLQNLATASISTAKRRPTDGPYKQGTNGIGVYATGIEGMFAAEYESVVSIFPPDQQGKALQSTCRSALAEFSKTLRELNMYIKSNLMTDCFLAFEIIEIVTSLSYRLDSKTGELKNLFFEALRPIRETAKSSLSELLEETRRKASSISVLPNDGAPVPLVNEVMSSLSTLTAYSAPLASILTSLGDGNWKPSSSTNNTPLDVNPDSSTILSHFILDMIDALLSALDLRARSFLRTKSTVGVFLSNCVCVVDRSIRSSSELSKYLSTPENESRLEVWRKKAVSIYIDAWREPSSQLLDVQYTSRGARPTSGGPVDSTAIVKSLSSKDRDVIKDKFKAFNSSFEDLIARHQSYYIERQVRTALAKEVQSLIEPLYARFWDRYHEIDKGRGKYVKYDKGGLAAQLAALS; encoded by the exons ATGGTCGCCCCACGAAATGCCGTGCATGCGGAAGAAAGCGCGGAGGTGGAAGTTCTCTATGCGGACCTCGACAAACTCAACGGCCTCACAAAAAGAATTCAGGGATCGTTATTGCGTCTAGAGGCCAGCGGAAATGTCGTCAAAGATGCCATTGGGCCTATTTACAATAATACCCAGAGCTTACAGGTCACCAGTACCAACATTGATAAAATAAATGAGGCAATTGAAAGACTTCGCCGACCCCTAGATGTCAAGGGCAGGGAAGAATCTATCATTCGTGCTGG TCCTGAGGATGCCGGATTAACCCAATACCTTGGAGCCTTGAATCGGATCAATATTGCCCTTACAGACCTCCACGCTACGAAGCTTCGATCAAATCAAAAGGCCATCTCTGACTTTACCGCCCTTTTGAGCACGGGCAGCCAGCAAATTCAGAGTCTGTATCGCTCAATTCTCCAAGAAAATGTTGGTACCTTGGAGCCACTCCATTACCTTACTAAAC AGCTTGCTTTTCCGTCAATTCCCAGTGACAAGGCCGAAGATTTAGCTCCCCTTTGTACAGCAATCTCCAATGCCTCAAAAAACGTTAATCCCGGGTCGCAAAATGAGAACCCCGCGATAACAATATATGCCGAAACCCGCGGTCCTTATCTCACGTCCAGCCTACAAAATCTTGCAACGGCATCCATTAGCACCGCAAAACGGCGGCCGACAGATGGCCCTTATAAACAGGGAACCAACGGTATTGGCGTCTATGCCACCGGTATCGAGGGGATGTTCGCTGCCGAATATGAGAGTGTAGTCAGTATATTTCCACCAGATCAACAGGGAAAAGCATTACAGTCCACATGTCGGTCAGCCCTTGCAGAGTTTTCCAAAACTCTTCGGGAGCTGAACATGTACATCAAATCCAACCTAATGACCGATTGCTTCCTTGCGTTTGAGATCATTGAAATCGTTACCTCCTTGTCGTATCGCCTAGACTCGAAAACAGGAGAGTTAAAGAATTTATTTTTCGAGGCCCTTCGGCCCATTCGGGAGACTGCGAAATCATCGCTGTCTGAGCTGTTGGAAGAAACCCGCCGAAAGGCGTCCAGCATCTCCGTACTTCCCAACGATGGCGCTCCAGTGCCACTAGTTAACGAGGTCATGAGCTCTTTATCCACTTTAACGGCATACTCAGCGCCTCTCGCTTCCATTCTTACCTCTCTTGGCGACGGAAACTGGAAACCGTCAAGCTCGACTAACAACACCCCCCTCGATGTCAACCCCGACAGCTCGACCATCCTTTCCCACTTCATCCTCGACATGATAGATGCCCTGCTTTCAGCGCTTGATCTTCGAGCAAGAAGCTTCCTTAGAACAAAGTCCACTGTTGGAGTCTTCCTTTCCAACTGCGTATGCGTCGTTGATCGGTCAAtccgcagcagcagcgaaCTCTCTAAGTATCTTTCAACCCCAGAAAATGAATCTCGTCTTGAGGTATGGCGCAAAAAAGCTGTGTCGATATACATCGACGCATGGCGAGAACCATCCTCCCAGCTCCTTGATGTGCAGTATACAAGTCGAGGTGCCCGACCGACTTCTGGTGGTCCCGTCGATTCCACCGCCATTGTCAAGTCGCTATCGTCAAAAGATAGAGACGTCATCAAAGACAAGTTTAAGGCGTTTAACTCCTCCTTTGAAGACTTGATCGCGCGTCATCAATCGTATTATATAGAACGTCAAGTGCGGACTGCTCTGGCCAAAGAGGTTCAGAGTTTGATTGAGCCTCTTTATGCAAGGTTCTGGGACCGATATCACGAGATCGATAAGGGCAGAGGAAAATATGTCAAATATGATAAGGGAGGATTGGCTGCTCAATTGGCGGCACTGAGTTAA
- a CDS encoding uncharacterized protein (EggNog:ENOG410PJSF~COG:I~BUSCO:1849at33183), giving the protein MGAARILSAKWKWSLGAGLLLSRRNIGTWTSRDRIPPSPSKRESDVPPKKDTHEDRAPAEHLSADQLSAWEKLTQKLGVTKDPFSPAEWTEHLKSYIIPTWTSLLPEKLQNLQRELSMAPGSLADEIWREAQDASVNPEITREARVRISEGLCRQEQYFQWRRRRAVAKRLATYLGLKEEVHPDDVPVIAMCASGGGLRALVAGTGSYLAAKEAGLWDCTMYTAGVSGSCWLQAIYHSSLGRQDFDTMIKHLKSRLGVHIAFPPNALNLLTTPPTNKYLLRSLVEKLKGDKDADFGLVDIYGLLLASRLLVPSDGDISPLDRDLKLSNQRLHVDPGAQPLPIYTAVRHEIPEVSGLKDEDELDEARKQAKRESWFQWVEFTPHELFCEELGAGIPIWALGRQFQGGKDIPPPHGYSSPELRIPALMGVWGSAFCATLAHYYKEIRPALAGISGFSGIGSLIEERNEDLSRVHPIDPATVPNFVLGLEGKLPESCPESIFKDSHLRLMDAGMSNNLPIYPLLRAGRDVDLIIAFDVSADIREDNWLSVVDGYARQRGIKGWPMGAGWPKSEVPPEETASVLEVAEKSQERTERLQQVGAGTSDRVPKFPARFEPGMAADLTYCNIWIGTMEERTSAKEPPPSKRLLFPDSGEGQDSDFHLMRPDAGIAVAYFPLLPNPMAPPLVSKPKNSESGGKDSKRAGSTNTDSDTGKSGDTVPLDPAKDDFMSTWNFVYTPEQVDAVVALAKSNFAEGEDQVKRVVRGIYERKKKARLDRQREEDLQGLSQFS; this is encoded by the exons ATGGGCGCTGCCAGGATATTATCAGCAAAGTGGAAATGGTCATTGGGAGCTGGCCTACTTCTGAGCA GGCGCAACATTGGGACTTGGACAAGCCGGGACCGCATACCTCCATCCCCCTCGAAGCGTGAATCGGATGTCCCGCCAAAAAAAGACACTCACGAGGATCGCGCTCCAGCAGAGCATCTTTCAGCGGATCAGCTTTCAGCATGGGAAAAATTAACGCAGAAACTCGGGGTTACGAAGGACCCCTTCAGTCCTGCGGAGTGGACGGAACATTTGAAAAGCTACATTATACCGACATGGACGTCGCTACTTCCAGAGAAACTACAAAATCTCCAACGGGAGCTGTCTATGGCTCCAGGATCCCTGGCAGATGAAATATGGAGGGAAGCCCAAGACGCAAGCGTAAATCCGGAAATAACCAGGGAAGCCAGAGTTCGAATTAGTGAGGGACTATGCCGTCAGGAGCAGTACTTCCAATGGCGACGCCGTCGAGCGGTCGCGAAGAGGTTGGCGACATATCTTGGCCTTAAAGAAGAGGTCCACCCAGACGATGTACCAGTCATTGCAATGTGTGCGTCTGGTGGTGGCTTGCGTGCGCTTGTTGCAGGCACTGGCTCATACCTTGCTGCTAAGGAAGCCGGACTCTGGGATTGCACTATGTACACTGCTGGTGTCAGTGGGTCTTGCTGGTTACAAGCGATCTATCACTCTTCACTTGGGAGGCAAGACTTCGACACAATGATAAAACACCTCAAAAGCAGACTTGGAGTTCATATCGCCTTCCCACCTAATGCCTTGAATTTACTAACGACTCCGCCAACGAATAAGTATCTACTCAGGAGCTTGGTGGAAAAGTTAAAGGGCGATAAAGATGCAGATTTTGGCCTAGTTGATATCTATGGGCTTTTATTGGCTTCGAGACTGCTCGTGCCTTCCGATGGAGACATTAGCCCTCTAGACCGAGACCTCAAGTTATCCAACCAGCGATTGCACGTTGATCCTGGGGCGCAGCCTTTGCCTATATACACTGCTGTTCGCCATGAGATACCTGAAGTTTCTGGTTTAAAAGACGAAGATGAGTTGGACGAGGCGCGCAAACAGGCTAAACGGGAAAGTTGGTTCCAATGGGTTGAATTTACACCACATGAATTGTTTTGCGAAGAGCTGGGAGCGGGCATCCCGATCTGGGCGCTGGGACGGCAGTTTCAAGGTGGCAAAGACATTCCACCACCGCATGGGTATTCAAGTCCTGAGTTGAGGATTCCCGCTTTAATGGGAGTCTGGGGAAGCGCGTTCTGTGCGACTTTAGCCCATTATTACAAAGAAATACGTCCAGCACTGGCGGGAATATCGGGGTTCAGCGGAATTGGTTCTCTTATAGAGGAGAGAAATGAGGATCTATCCCGGGTGCATCCGATTGATCCAGCAACCGTGCCCAATTTTGTGTTGGGATTGGAGGGTAAATTACCCGAGTCTTGCCCAGAGTCCATTTTTAAAGACTCTCACCTGCGCCTGATGGATGCAGGAATGAGCAATAACCTACCTATTTATCCATTGCTACGTGCGGGGCGAGACGTCGATCTCATCATTGCATTTGACGTTTCGGCAGATATCAGGGAGGACAACTGGCTCTCTGTGGTCGACGGCTATGCCCGCCAGCGCGGCATAAAGGGCTGGCCAATGGGAGCGGGATGGCCAAAGAGTGAAGTTCCGCCCGAAGAAACGGCATCCGTCCTTGAAGTTGCAGAGAAGAGCCAAGAGAGGACCGAGCGCCTTCAGCAAGTAGGTGCAGGGACCTCTGATCGAGTGCCAAAGTTCCCAGCCAGATTTGAACCTGGCATGGCTGCCGACCTTACTTATTGTAATATTTGGATTGGCACTATGGAGGAAAGGACATCGGCGAAGGAACCACCTCCATCTAAGAGATTGTTATTCCCAGATTCAGGGGAGGGTCAGGATTCTGACTTCCATCTTATGAGGCCCGACGCTGGGATTGCAGTCGCTTATTTCCCGTTACTCCCGAATCCTATGGCTCCTCCTCTTGTTTCCAAACCCAAAAACTCCGAATCCGGTGGCAAAGACTCAAAGAGGGCCGGATCGACCAACACCGACTCCGATACTGGGAAGTCTGGCGACACCGTTCCGCTAGATCCGGCTAAAGACGACTTTATGAGCACTTGGAATTTTGTATATACTCCGGAGCAAGTCGATGCTGTGGTTGCTCTAGCAAAATCGAATTTCGCCGAGGGCGAGGACCAAGTGAAGCGAGTAGTCAGAGGGATATATGAGCGGAAGAAGAAGGCGCGGTTAGACAGGCAGAGGGAAGAAGATCTGCAAGGTCTCAGTCAATTCTCGTAG